The region ATTCCTGAGCCATTTCTTTCCATCCAGTTTCATAGGTATCCTTTTCCTCCTAATTTGATAGGTATCCtatccccccctcatccccccaacaccctccccctccctgtgaACAAGTATATTTATTCCCAACTAAAAGGAGAATAGGACCACATTTAGCATGACCATTATATATATAATCTAGCACTATTTTGTTGGTTGCAGTtattttgctgatgatacccAGCTGCAGAAGTCTGCAGAACCTAGCCAAATAGTTTTGATTTTGTCAATGCAAGATTGCATTCTTGAAGATAAATCCTgtatgacattcaacaaactcaAGCTAGTTGATGGCAAAACTGAACCTCTGATTATTTCCTCTAAGAATGTCCACACAGAACTGTGGCTTTCCCTGACTTGCTTGGCTGGTGATgttacagttcagttttctaTGTCAGCAAGGAACCACAAAGTCACTCTTACCCAAGCTTTAGTATGCACGCTCAAGCGGTCAGTCTGATACGAACAGTCATTTGTGAAGTTTGACAGATTAACTTTGTCAGTAACTTTGGGTTGAactctttgtttctgcttttgtgccTTCATGAATCAACTTCTGTGATTCTGTTCTCACAGATTGTCATCATGATCTTCTCTTCcgcatcaaattaaaaaaaaaaaaaccttcaaaacTGTGCTGCTCaactgactctcagagtcccacatacTCTGGCTACTGCCATACTCCATACTTTGCACTGGTTCCCCATTAAGGTGAGAACTGAATACAAAGTTGCATTTCTGTGCATTTCTGATTTCCACTCAGTTGCACcttcctatctttctgacctcatttGTGCTTACACTCTCTTAAGAACTCTCAACTCtacctctgactgttaccttctaaAAATTCcttgagtgagagaggaagagaaagtggtCAGGAGTGGTTCATGTAGtctgtaactttttctttcatgtgaagcACCTTGAGCTCTTAGAGAGGGTGCACAAATgtacattaatattattattgttattattattaattatcattactatcattattgttgttgttgttcttattattatcattattattactattatcattctgCTGTAGTGGACTCACAAACCATCATAATTAAGTGCAGTGAATGTGAAGTAGTTCAGGTGTACTCTGAACTGGCCAGTTAGAGTACACTTACACTGTGAAGAATAATTGGGTTGTCAGGttgatgtgtaaaaaaaaacccaaaacattattatttatcatttatgCTACCCAGTTAGTTACCAATGTAATTGTTACAAAACAGTCGAGGGGGGTAGAAATTTGAAATTGATCATAAGCCAGTTTGTTAACAGGATGTAAGATTCTTTCATATTGTTTTAAGGTCATTGATTGTGGCACCTTGTACTTGTAGCTGTTCTGATGGTTCATTTTTGCTGAACATTCAATATATATCAGTTCTGCTACCAGCATTGTTTATGGTCAGATTTGTGTTTTAATAGTAGTTGATCATTATTGTTGCTAAATATTTTCCTTGTGACCAGCcgccatggcaaagtggttaggattgtggactgacggctgggagaatGCTGGTTGGAATCCCAGcgtaggtgggtttttttcagcccatggctggctcctacccagcgtttaatgtgctatgggcttaaatgggaagactgggaccacactgtcGATTATCATtcacttcacagatgcgtctgtgggtgtgttgctctaatttcctgaccaacagtgCAAGTGTCTTTATCTCTCAGACCTGGTTGATGATGGGACATCATTATGACCGgtagcatagagtacagccttgttacgtagatgatggggtagcaaaaaaaagaaaaaaaaagaaaagaaaagtttcctTGTGACCTTttacacacacggtcacacaaacacctgcacacatGTAGCCATGTTGTCATGGTGGCAACAGCCAGAAAGTGCAAATGTCTAAATCTGTTTCAGCAGTGAATATTCACAGACCTAGTTGTGAATCATATCGTCTGGGGTGGTTAATGTGTATATTATACCAGAAAATAGAAAAtagatctgttgttgttgttttactggttGCTTACTTCTGACACAATCAACTATATTGTTAAGAAACAAATGAATggttttgttattattgctgaAAGAAGTTGATTCTAGATTGAGGGTCATCCTTGACTCATATACTTTGTATTTTCTGAGACAGACACCTGCAAGGTCTGTAGCATGAAAGTGCATAGATGTGAACAGAACTGGTGAATGTGCTGAATCAAGGTCTTGAATTTAGAACATTTCTTTTACAAACACAGTTCCTGAATACCTACATTTTCAGAACAGTCTGTACACAGTCTTTAACCAACTGAATGTTTCAGACATGGCTGCTGCAGCTACAAGTGATGTGGAGTGCCCTGTTTGCCATGAAAATTTACAGCAACCCATAATCCTTCCTTGCACGCACCTCGTCTGCCGCAAGTGTGTGGTGTCTTGGCTGGAAGAGGCCGGTGACCAAGGTGGCTGCCCTTTATGTCGGGTGCCTATTCTTCCAGCCTCCGACAAAGGTCATGGTGACCTTGCCTCCCAAGTGGATGCACTGCCGACGGACTTTGCTACGGCTGTTGTAGTTGAGAGTGAGAAAGCGCTGAGTGGCAGCCATGTCTGTAGCTGTGAAGCTGCTGAGGCCACCTTGTACTGCCTTCAGTGCAGCATTAAACTTTGCACCCTGTGTGCTAAAACCCATTCTAAGGCTCCTGTAAGTCGGGATCACGTCACAGAGAAGCTGAGTGATCTGACCGCTGAGCAGCTGGCCTCACACCCCCTGACACCCTGTGTGAACCACAGCAGTAAGCAGGCAGAGCTGTACTGTACAAGTCATGAGGAACTAGTCTGTTTAATGTGTGCTTTCTCGGCTCACCGCCAGTGTCCTGACGTGGGAGGAATTGGAGACGTGGCCACAGTGAAGAGGGAGGAGCTGAAGAAACACATGCAGAaactggaggagaaggaggctgcTGTTGTGGCAAAGGTTCAGtagacccccacacccacccccaccccacaactattgaagaaaaaaaaattgagagagaacatgattgaaagagagagaaagagagagggagtgattttGTTGgaatgaatagatttttttttatacttgaaaTGAACACCTCTGGACTGAAACATTTATCTTCCtcaaatatgaaagaaagaaaagatcaaatTGAAGAAATAAGCAGGATGGGACTAGACTGAAATGTTTAACCCCCACAAGatgaaagatagagaaaagatCAAATTGTAGAAGAAAATAGGGTGGGAAAACATTTTGAAATAGGGAGTGTCTGACTCAGCAGAACAGTGGCTCAATTATTGAGGTTTCAAGAAAAGTTGTTTTGGTTCAATAACAAAATGCAGTGCTTGATTAACAAATGTTTATTATTTTTGCACTATGCTTTAACCACAAACATCAGACATACATTTGGGCAAGTCATCTGGTCATCTTCAGTGTGTTAGTCTACACTAAAAACATACCTGCTCACATATATGCTCAGacacccctcacctccttcaCACCACCCTCaatacatagacatgcacacaatgTGGCAGAAGGAtcagatgaagagaaagaaacaattgTTAACACAGTGTAAAGCAGTAAAACTGTGCTCAGCTGATGTAATAAACCATGGTATGTTTTGTGTTCTGTGCAAACCGCATTGTCAATAACGTATTTAAACTTTTTCTTGTCCCATCAGATCAACCAGATTGACACCCAAGTGACAGATGACAAGGGCCAGTTCAAGGCCATGAGAGATGAGGTCAAGGTCACATTTGATGACCTGCAGATGTCAGTGGAGACCCGGCGTCAAAAGCTAAATGCTGACATTCAAGAGAGAGAAGACGCTGTCCTGGCGGAAAGAAAATCCTGCAAACTGGATTTGGAGGACCAGAAAGCTGCCTTGTCTGCTCATAAAACTACTGCTGAACGGCTGGTCTCTTCTGCAGCAGATGGTTCTCTGCTGGGCATGATGGGAAAGCTGATGTCACGCCTGACTGGTCTGGAGTCGCAGAAACTTCCTGACGACGCCAAGACAACAACAGGGAATCTGGTCCTGATGTCAGATGTTGCTGAAAAAGTCAAGAAAGCTGTGGCTCACATCGGGATGCTGACGGGTTCTGCCCAGAAGAAGGTATTGATTTCTTTGTATTTGGAAATGCATTGTGATCTTGTCAGAGTGATGTGTGAACTGTGCGGCAGATTCATGTCATTGCTCAGCTGTTACAGAGATCAGTTAAAAACAGCATCTTAATGGGTGTTGATAATGACTATTTTCTGAAAACTAGGCTTTGAAAGGGTGTGGGGTAGAGATGCCTGACCTGTGCgtagacccaacacacacagcattcatGAATACAGAGATGCAGATATTCACATTTCTCTAAACTGAAATAAAGAACAAGgtcagatagggacagagacactgcatttgtgtgtgtgtgtgtgtgtgtgtgtgtgtgtgtgtgtgtgtgtgtgtgtgtgtatttcctgtACAGTACTGGTAAAATAGGCATTCCAGTGAACTGTCTTCTATTCTACATCATTTATATTCTGTTTTGTATTGACAGAaaacctgttttgttgttgttgcggttgttgttgttgttttacaccaaacctgctttgttgttgttgtggtggttgttgttgttttacaccaaacctgctttgttgttgttgtggttgttgttgttgttttacaccaaacctgctttgttgttgttgtggttgttgttgttttacaccaaacctgctttgttgttgttgtggttgttgttgttttacaccaaacctgctttgttgttgttgtggttgttgttgttttacaccaaacctgctttgttgttgttgtggttgttgttgttgttttacaccaaacctgctttgttgttgttgtggttgctgttgtttttttacatctttCCAGCTGAATTTGATTTcataaaaaaataaccaaaaacaacCCTGAAACAAACAGGACAGTTACTTGGTATTTTTAGACCTGTTTAACACAAATTTGAAAATATGTTTGTCTaaattgtggtgtttttttccacaGCTGAGTTTATTGTCAGTTTTTTGTGCACTTACGTTTATTACTTTCTGATCAGATGACAATATGGACTGAGCGTCTTGAGAAGAGGGAAAACTGAAGCGCTAGACATTTTGTATTTTTGATGGCTGGCAAGATAACCCAGGGACTGTACAGATTGTTTTCTTTCTGAAGCCTTCTGCTGTTTTCATAGTGATGACTGGACAGAGGACAGGAAAAGAAAGGCAGCAGAAGGGTAGAAAGAGATGTCAGCTGGTGAGAGCAGTGAGTTGGGAGCGTGTCTTTGTTCcccctggtctgtgttccccaggtctgtgttcccccagttcTAAAGTACCCCCAGGTCTGTTTCACCAGggctgtgttcccccaggtctgatttcccccaggtctgtgttcccccacgtCTAAAGTTTTCCCAGGGATaatatgttccccaggtctaaaGTTTCACCCAGATCTGAGTTCCCACCAGGTCTATATTCagccatgtctgtgttcccccagttcTAAAGCACTCCGCCCCCTAGACCtcggggaatatagaccttgggaACAAAGACTGAAAGGAACAAAACCCAGAAGCTGTTAAATtggaggaatatagaccttggggaaACATGGatcgggggaacatagacctgggggagtatagacctggaggaatgtaGACCTGGGGGATTTTAGAACTCTGGGAACAAAGACTTAAAGGAACAAAGACTCAGAAAATGTTAATTTGgggaaatatagacctggggaaacatggaCCGGTGGGAATATAGACcgagggaacttagacctggctgaaagaaaactGGGTGTATATAGACCCGGGAGAActtagacatgggggaacattgGGCCGACCCCAGTGAGTTGGGTTAATGTCCGTGTGGGCTGTGTGCAGGGTAATACAGCTGACAGGTGCCTTTGGTGTGGTGAGTACTGTTacgcttctttcttccttccttcctttcttgctgACCTcacctaccaccccctccctcccctccctcccctccccctgtctgtctgtttatgtggacgtctgtctcatcctctctcttgcCTCCTGGGctgtcctctgtctttctctgtctttctgttggtctgtctgcctttctttctcagcTCTGAACTTTGTTGCCTGGAAAACCTTTCATTTGTTTGCCATgaatactgtgttgtgtctgacgACAGTTATCATGACTCTCAGGACTGATGGAGAATTTGTAGAGAGCGCACAAACTGAAGTTATTCCCTTTGTGTCCTTgtgaacacagacacagttcATTGCATTCTGTCCTGAATTCTTAAttctgatttttttattttttattattattattatcattattttttaataCTTTAATAAGGATGTCTACTTGTCTGATCCTGGTGGTAAGATTTGGGGGTAGGTATGTAAGCATAACCTCACTCATTCAGTCTTGGTATTCCTTCCTCTGGCGGTGTTGCAGGTTACACGAATTTgaaattttcttctttgttttcttcattttctttatttatatctttttttctttcttaaatagcatgtgattttttttttctcccttttctctcctttttataGTGTAGATATTTTGAGGAGTAAATTTTGTGCAGAATTTGTGGTgcctttcctttctgttctattgatttctttctatcacagtcTGTCAGTGCATGCCTTCATTGATGCTGATTCAGTCAGAATACCTGCTGTTATCTCATACACGTACATAAAAGGCTGGGTGCTGCATcacatgatgtatgtgtgtgctgcagaTACTGGTATTGCTCAGGTAGTCAGCAGTATCTCTGTTCATCAGTGACTTGCTTGCTGTGTCTGGTCTTCGTAGcttctcggttgttgttttttgaaagtAGAGGTgttgctttcttttctgtcttgtcacCTTGTGCACCGTTCCAGTGGCATTGCCCTCAGATCGCTCATCCCTAGTTCTGCATACACCGCCACACCAGGCTTGCTGTGCTGCAGTCCCAGCACTGGCAGTCTACATGTGGGTCTGCCATgaagccacacaccaaaggaaaccctgcactgttgctgagtcactacAGCTTTGCTCAGTGGCGTCTCTTGTCATTCAGGACACCACATAGTAAGGCCCTGATGACAATCATTGCTTAGTGAGTTAGTCGCAGAGCTGAACAGAGTTAGCGTCTCCCCTGGAGTGGAGACCTCCACCACATGAACAGTCCCCATGAATGTGTCCACACTGAAGActgacacaaagtgaccacagGAAGTGGAGGGAAACGTGGGGGTCAGATGTTCTGTGACTGATGCCCTGTGCTGTAGTGATTGTACACTGTGTCTTTCACTGTTTTCCTCTGATGAGGATGTGGACAAGAGGAAGAAAGTGAGTGATGAAGAAAACCTTTATGTATTCTGTCTGTGCAGTATTTCTCCCTTTTATCTGTAAGAAGTGAAATTGAGGAAATGTCCATGTTTTGAAGAAAGAGATTGACTGTGAGCTACAGGAAGATTGGATTTGATCCAGGATTGGGCTTTAGTCACAGAAAGATTAATTTAATATTATCTGAGTCCCAGGAAGACTGACTGATTTTGAATCACAGGAATATTGATAATGAGTAATTGGAAGCTCGAAGAACATTTTTTTCAGTCACAGAAAAAAATCAGGAAGATGGATTTAGAGTCACAGGAAGGTCACTGTGCAAAGGAAGACCAGGGTGTGCTGCAGTGATGATTCTGTGTTACAGGAAGATCTCTTGAAGGACCAGAGTATGCAGCTGTCATCAAAGTTGGAGATCGTGTCAGGCGGGGGAAGGGCTGGTGCAGTGGATCACAGGTAAGTGCACAGCTTTACAGACTGCCTTGTGTGGTTCACAGTGGACAgttaaaaacaaccacaacacacactgaaaaagatgtCTCACACAGTTCCTGGCACTGTGTGTCCCCAGCTCTTGGTTCCACCTCAGGTCCCTTTCAGCCAGCGTTGATCAGAGTGCCAGTGAAGATCCTGAGAGGAAGGGATGTAACTCCTCTgtgtggatctggatctggac is a window of Babylonia areolata isolate BAREFJ2019XMU chromosome 22, ASM4173473v1, whole genome shotgun sequence DNA encoding:
- the LOC143297018 gene encoding E3 ubiquitin-protein ligase TRIM45-like isoform X2, with amino-acid sequence MAAAATSDVECPVCHENLQQPIILPCTHLVCRKCVVSWLEEAGDQGGCPLCRVPILPASDKGHGDLASQVDALPTDFATAVVVESEKALSGSHVCSCEAAEATLYCLQCSIKLCTLCAKTHSKAPVSRDHVTEKLSDLTAEQLASHPLTPCVNHSSKQAELYCTSHEELVCLMCAFSAHRQCPDVGGIGDVATVKREELKKHMQKLEEKEAAVVAKINQIDTQVTDDKGQFKAMRDEVKVTFDDLQMSVETRRQKLNADIQEREDAVLAERKSCKLDLEDQKAALSAHKTTAERLVSSAADGSLLGMMGKLMSRLTGLESQKLPDDAKTTTGNLVLMSDVAEKVKKAVAHIGMLTGSAQKKGNTADRCLWCVALPSDRSSLVLHTPPHQACCAAVPALAVYMWVCHEATHQRKPCTVAESLQLCSVASLVIQDTT
- the LOC143297018 gene encoding E3 ubiquitin-protein ligase TRIM45-like isoform X1, whose protein sequence is MAAAATSDVECPVCHENLQQPIILPCTHLVCRKCVVSWLEEAGDQGGCPLCRVPILPASDKGHGDLASQVDALPTDFATAVVVESEKALSGSHVCSCEAAEATLYCLQCSIKLCTLCAKTHSKAPVSRDHVTEKLSDLTAEQLASHPLTPCVNHSSKQAELYCTSHEELVCLMCAFSAHRQCPDVGGIGDVATVKREELKKHMQKLEEKEAAVVAKINQIDTQVTDDKGQFKAMRDEVKVTFDDLQMSVETRRQKLNADIQEREDAVLAERKSCKLDLEDQKAALSAHKTTAERLVSSAADGSLLGMMGKLMSRLTGLESQKLPDDAKTTTGNLVLMSDVAEKVKKAVAHIGMLTGSAQKKGNTADRCLWCGRSLEGPEYAAVIKVGDRVRRGKGWCSGSQVSAQLYRLPCVVHSGQLKTTTTHTEKDVSHSSWHCVSPALGSTSGPFQPALIRVPVKILRGRDVTPLCGSGSGRRVERGQCWS